One region of Clostridiales bacterium genomic DNA includes:
- a CDS encoding serine/threonine-protein phosphatase, whose product MRALCYAQTNIGSGRDNNEDNYYCNGTFKRDPAIPVAEVAAEQESQRLIYGVFDGMGGEANGEQAALLCAQTLHQCSSDEPFDALDFFRRANVAVCDMIAASGQIGGSTAATVHLTGNRAYCCNVGDSRIYLQRGGALQRISRDHTKYQEQLDAGAAAADAADNPDRHVLTQYLGMLGVRQRLMPYFAASVPLAVGDRLLLCTDGLTGKLSDSQLQTALGADLPLPELGQALMVQALAAGPGDNITLVLIEITALDAETAVPLPQPPAEELSQTRRFEVPAARIAEQETQRKKHAHARRREIILTVAVVLAVLAAVIAALWLAVGSIPRKHPAPASTPVQTVAPTPTPASVNPPQIILPPPPTPEPEPTPEITPEPSPDTTHVPETAAPENLPG is encoded by the coding sequence ATGCGGGCGCTGTGTTACGCGCAGACAAACATCGGCTCCGGCCGGGACAACAATGAGGATAACTACTACTGCAACGGCACGTTCAAGCGCGACCCCGCCATCCCCGTAGCCGAGGTGGCCGCCGAGCAGGAGAGCCAGCGGCTGATCTACGGCGTGTTCGACGGCATGGGCGGCGAGGCCAACGGCGAGCAGGCGGCGCTGCTGTGCGCGCAGACGCTGCACCAGTGCAGCAGCGACGAGCCGTTTGACGCGCTCGATTTCTTCCGCCGGGCAAATGTCGCCGTGTGCGACATGATCGCGGCCAGCGGCCAGATCGGCGGCTCGACCGCCGCGACCGTACACCTGACCGGCAACCGCGCCTACTGCTGCAATGTCGGCGACAGCCGCATCTACCTGCAGCGCGGCGGCGCGCTGCAGCGCATCTCGCGCGACCACACCAAGTATCAGGAGCAGCTCGACGCCGGCGCTGCCGCCGCCGACGCGGCCGACAACCCGGACAGGCACGTGCTCACGCAGTATCTGGGCATGCTGGGCGTGCGCCAGCGGCTCATGCCGTATTTCGCGGCCAGCGTGCCGCTCGCCGTGGGCGACCGGCTGCTGCTGTGCACCGACGGGCTGACCGGCAAGCTCAGCGACAGCCAGCTGCAGACAGCGCTCGGCGCCGACCTGCCGCTGCCGGAGCTGGGGCAGGCGCTCATGGTGCAGGCGCTCGCGGCCGGGCCAGGCGACAACATCACGCTCGTGCTCATCGAGATCACGGCGCTCGACGCGGAGACGGCCGTGCCCCTGCCCCAGCCGCCGGCCGAGGAACTGTCGCAGACGCGGCGGTTTGAAGTGCCGGCCGCACGGATCGCCGAGCAGGAGACCCAGCGCAAAAAGCACGCGCACGCGCGCCGGCGCGAGATTATCCTGACCGTGGCCGTCGTGCTGGCCGTGCTCGCCGCCGTGATCGCGGCGCTGTGGCTCGCGGTCGGCAGCATCCCGCGCAAGCACCCTGCCCCGGCGTCCACGCCGGTGCAGACCGTGGCCCCCACGCCGACGCCCGCGAGCGTGAACCCGCCGCAGATCATTCTGCCCCCGCCGCCGACGCCGGAGCCGGAACCCACCCCAGAGATCACGCCGGAGCCGTCGCCCGACACGACGCACGTGCCCGAGACCGCCGCACCGGAAAACTTACCCGGTTGA
- a CDS encoding peptide ABC transporter substrate-binding protein, producing MKRALLCTLIAAALLLSACTRASESTVRAPDAGAPLTLCLGAGPAALDPARTENGVGATYVVNLFAGLTGYRAGGDGKAELTPELCAALPEPESLPDGRVQYVFTLRDGLTWSDGTPLTAADFVYAWTRASTLSDAAAPYLFACIDGYGTGRLNVTASADGRTLTVVLAEAMPTFLQLCAQPAYAPVPSGAADTTSWTADGAAFVTSGPYTVTAWTTEGLTYTKNTAYWDADNVAAETVRFVFQSDANAAASAFLAREYALSWPVPDDALDDLRANHAPELRTVSQLGTYSLCFSMSDPALSAFSQTERAQIRTALALLIDRSYLCSEITPGAQQSANAPIPSGVSDADGSAFIAHNGADGKGGGYYGSDHEANCKQAIALLRQAAESSGRFTVSTQGVCAGFPELTYLTSDAAGHVAIADYLTELYGRYGISLAVTAQDMDTFLASRAAGGYSITRCSFSADVDDPMPFLSLWASGAGSNCVALGRGAHADYAGYSVTLDGRTRDNCTWAESYDALLYRIQSSGDTAERYSLMHQAETLLMQTGAVCPLYWYTDTYLCNTHVQGLLSGPLGAQYLMGAQVEK from the coding sequence ATGAAGCGAGCCCTTTTGTGCACCCTGATCGCGGCGGCGCTGCTGCTCAGCGCCTGCACGCGCGCATCGGAGAGCACCGTGCGCGCGCCGGATGCCGGCGCACCGCTGACGCTGTGCCTCGGTGCCGGGCCGGCAGCGCTCGACCCCGCGCGCACGGAAAACGGCGTCGGCGCGACGTATGTCGTCAATCTCTTTGCCGGCCTGACCGGCTACCGCGCCGGCGGCGACGGCAAGGCCGAGCTCACGCCCGAGCTGTGCGCGGCCCTGCCCGAGCCGGAGTCCCTGCCCGACGGGCGCGTGCAGTATGTGTTCACCCTGCGCGACGGGCTCACGTGGTCGGACGGCACGCCGCTCACGGCGGCGGACTTCGTCTATGCGTGGACCCGGGCGAGCACGCTCAGTGACGCGGCGGCGCCGTATCTCTTCGCCTGCATCGACGGCTACGGCACCGGGCGGCTGAACGTCACGGCGTCGGCCGACGGGCGCACGCTCACCGTTGTGCTCGCGGAGGCCATGCCCACGTTTTTGCAGCTGTGCGCCCAGCCGGCGTATGCACCCGTGCCCTCCGGCGCGGCGGACACCACGAGCTGGACGGCAGACGGCGCGGCCTTTGTCACCAGCGGGCCGTACACGGTCACCGCGTGGACGACCGAGGGCCTCACCTACACGAAAAATACCGCCTATTGGGACGCGGACAACGTCGCGGCCGAGACGGTGCGCTTCGTCTTTCAGAGCGACGCCAACGCTGCGGCGTCCGCCTTCCTCGCGCGCGAATACGCGCTCAGCTGGCCCGTACCGGATGACGCGCTCGACGACCTGCGTGCAAATCACGCGCCCGAGCTGCGCACCGTCAGCCAGCTCGGCACGTACAGCCTCTGCTTTTCCATGAGCGACCCGGCGCTGAGCGCCTTCTCGCAGACGGAGCGCGCGCAGATCCGCACTGCGCTCGCCCTGCTCATCGACCGCAGCTATCTGTGCAGCGAGATCACGCCCGGCGCACAGCAGAGCGCGAACGCGCCCATCCCGTCCGGCGTCTCGGACGCCGACGGCAGCGCCTTCATCGCGCACAACGGCGCGGACGGCAAGGGCGGCGGTTATTACGGCAGCGATCACGAGGCCAACTGCAAGCAGGCCATCGCGCTCCTGCGGCAGGCGGCGGAGTCGTCCGGCCGGTTCACGGTCAGCACGCAGGGCGTGTGCGCCGGCTTCCCGGAGCTGACGTACCTGACGTCCGACGCGGCAGGCCACGTCGCCATCGCGGACTATCTCACGGAGCTCTACGGCCGCTACGGTATTTCGCTCGCGGTCACGGCGCAGGACATGGACACCTTCCTCGCCAGCCGCGCCGCCGGAGGCTATTCGATCACGCGCTGCAGCTTCAGCGCCGATGTGGACGATCCCATGCCGTTTCTCTCCCTCTGGGCGAGCGGCGCGGGCAGCAACTGCGTCGCCCTCGGCCGCGGCGCGCACGCGGACTATGCGGGCTACAGCGTCACGCTCGACGGCCGCACGCGCGACAACTGCACCTGGGCCGAGTCGTATGACGCGCTGCTCTACCGCATCCAGAGCAGCGGCGACACGGCCGAGCGCTATTCGCTCATGCACCAGGCCGAGACGCTGCTCATGCAGACGGGCGCTGTCTGCCCGCTCTACTGGTACACGGACACCTACCTGTGCAACACGCACGTGCAGGGCCTGCTGTCCGGCCCGCTCGGCGCGCAGTACCTGATGGGCGCGCAGGTGGAAAAGTGA
- a CDS encoding aminopeptidase, with product MKKTVLRAYARLIAEVGARVQKGQDVVIEAELDQPEFVTMVADACYHAGARKVTVMWKHQALEKLAIRRESVKTLQTVEAWERAKLQHYVDTLPCRIYLLSEDPDGLRGVSPAKMARARQGRYGVIKPYRDQMEGRYQWCIAAVPGVAWAKKVFPNETKARAVEKLWEAILHTCRVDDDPIAAWNAHNADLQARCDHLNSLGIASLEYHASNGTNLTVGMIPEAQFCGGGEYTIGGSYFNPNLPTEECFISPKRGEAEGIVYSSKPLSYQGQLIEDFSIRFEHGRAVEAHARTNEALLQKLIAMDEGSAYLGECALVPYDSPINQTGILFYNTLFDENACCHLALGMGFIDTIRDYPNRTLEEMRALGVNDSMIHEDFMIGTPDLAITAHCRDGRTVPVFRDGTWAF from the coding sequence ATGAAAAAAACCGTTTTGCGTGCCTATGCCCGCCTGATCGCGGAGGTCGGCGCGCGTGTGCAGAAAGGGCAGGACGTCGTCATCGAGGCCGAGCTCGACCAGCCGGAGTTCGTGACCATGGTCGCCGATGCGTGCTATCACGCCGGGGCGCGCAAGGTCACGGTCATGTGGAAGCACCAGGCGCTCGAAAAGCTCGCCATCCGGCGCGAGAGTGTCAAAACGCTCCAGACCGTCGAGGCTTGGGAGCGCGCGAAGCTCCAGCACTATGTCGATACGCTCCCGTGCCGTATCTACCTGCTCAGCGAAGATCCGGACGGCCTGCGCGGTGTCAGCCCCGCGAAGATGGCCCGCGCCCGACAGGGGCGCTATGGTGTCATCAAGCCCTACCGCGACCAGATGGAGGGCCGCTACCAGTGGTGCATCGCGGCCGTGCCCGGCGTGGCGTGGGCGAAAAAGGTGTTCCCCAACGAGACGAAGGCCCGCGCCGTCGAAAAGCTCTGGGAGGCAATTTTGCACACCTGCCGCGTGGACGACGACCCTATCGCCGCGTGGAACGCGCACAATGCCGACCTGCAAGCGCGCTGCGACCACCTCAACAGCCTCGGCATCGCGTCGCTGGAGTACCATGCATCCAACGGCACGAACCTCACCGTCGGCATGATCCCCGAGGCGCAGTTTTGCGGCGGCGGGGAGTACACGATCGGCGGCAGCTATTTTAACCCCAACCTGCCCACGGAGGAGTGCTTCATCTCGCCCAAGCGCGGCGAGGCAGAGGGCATCGTCTATTCGTCGAAGCCGCTGTCGTACCAGGGCCAGCTCATCGAGGATTTCTCCATCCGCTTCGAGCACGGCCGCGCCGTCGAGGCGCACGCGCGCACGAACGAGGCCCTGCTGCAAAAGCTCATCGCCATGGACGAAGGCTCTGCCTACCTTGGCGAGTGCGCGCTCGTGCCGTATGACAGCCCCATCAACCAGACGGGCATCCTGTTTTACAATACGCTGTTTGATGAAAACGCCTGCTGCCACCTCGCGCTCGGCATGGGCTTCATCGACACCATCCGCGACTACCCGAACCGCACGCTCGAGGAGATGCGCGCGCTCGGCGTGAACGACTCCATGATCCACGAGGATTTCATGATCGGCACGCCGGATCTGGCCATTACGGCGCACTGCCGCGACGGCCGCACCGTCCCCGTGTTCCGGGACGGGACATGGGCTTTTTGA
- a CDS encoding HAMP domain-containing histidine kinase: protein MKRPSLKLRITGWFALMMFVIEALVLAFLLAVNGTVATNDPEARLVRMVEHNANRVKYNNRQFRFSRIHYNRSGVYTVLYDADGNVLQGTFPAEFTPAQPLPLDGESVRLVDCGDNAYYVYDVHVDMMVGSVWLRGVIDADANGGVMRVILPLAWSLLPVLLVLSVIGGYFIASRALRPVRQLTATANAISDGQDLKARIGLPHTSGSDEIYQLSASFDNMFDRLERSFEAEQRFTSDASHELRTPTTVILAACEDARKNAQTPADYQAALDVIDRQAHKMSALIRSMLEITRLDQGTQKVNWEYADLSDLVTVICDEQAMVARRGIRISCAAEPGIFIDMDVFLISRVVQNLLDNAFKFGVDGGWIHVALRRTAAGAELTVQDNGIGISQENLDKIWQRFYQADPSRQENAGLGLGLSMVQQIVTLHGGTVAVTSAPGHGTTFTVTLPEHHGKEES, encoded by the coding sequence ATGAAACGTCCGTCACTAAAGCTGCGCATCACCGGCTGGTTCGCGCTCATGATGTTTGTCATCGAGGCGCTGGTGCTCGCGTTCCTGCTCGCCGTCAACGGCACGGTCGCCACGAACGACCCCGAGGCGCGCCTCGTGCGCATGGTCGAGCACAACGCCAACCGCGTCAAGTACAATAACCGCCAGTTCCGCTTCAGCCGCATCCATTATAACCGCAGCGGCGTTTACACCGTGCTCTATGACGCGGACGGCAACGTCCTGCAGGGCACGTTCCCGGCGGAGTTCACGCCCGCGCAGCCGCTGCCGCTCGACGGGGAGAGCGTGCGCCTGGTCGACTGCGGGGACAATGCATATTACGTCTATGATGTGCACGTGGACATGATGGTCGGCAGCGTCTGGCTGCGCGGCGTCATCGACGCGGATGCCAACGGCGGCGTCATGCGCGTCATTCTGCCGCTGGCGTGGTCGCTGCTGCCGGTGCTGCTCGTGCTGTCGGTCATCGGCGGCTATTTCATCGCCAGCCGCGCCCTGCGCCCCGTGCGCCAGCTCACGGCCACGGCCAACGCCATCTCCGACGGGCAGGACCTCAAGGCGCGCATCGGTCTGCCGCACACGAGCGGCAGCGACGAGATCTATCAGCTCTCGGCGTCGTTTGACAACATGTTCGACCGGCTTGAGCGCTCGTTCGAGGCCGAGCAGCGCTTCACGTCCGATGCCTCGCACGAGCTGCGCACGCCGACGACCGTCATCCTCGCCGCCTGCGAGGACGCACGCAAAAATGCGCAGACGCCCGCGGATTATCAGGCGGCGCTCGATGTCATCGACCGGCAGGCGCACAAGATGTCGGCGCTCATCCGCAGCATGCTCGAGATCACGCGGCTCGATCAGGGCACGCAGAAGGTCAACTGGGAGTATGCCGACCTCTCCGATCTCGTCACCGTCATCTGCGACGAGCAGGCCATGGTCGCGCGCCGCGGCATCCGCATCAGCTGCGCGGCCGAGCCGGGCATCTTCATCGACATGGACGTCTTTCTCATCTCGCGCGTCGTGCAGAACCTGCTTGATAACGCCTTCAAGTTCGGCGTGGACGGCGGCTGGATCCATGTCGCGCTCCGGCGCACGGCTGCCGGGGCCGAGCTGACCGTGCAGGACAACGGCATCGGTATCTCACAGGAAAATCTGGATAAAATATGGCAGAGGTTCTATCAGGCCGACCCCAGCCGGCAGGAAAACGCCGGTCTGGGCCTGGGCCTGTCGATGGTGCAGCAGATCGTCACGCTCCACGGCGGCACGGTCGCCGTCACGAGCGCGCCGGGCCACGGCACGACGTTCACGGTCACGCTGCCCGAACACCACGGAAAAGAGGAAAGCTGA
- a CDS encoding response regulator transcription factor, whose product MRILVVEDEQDLNRILAKTLTAEGYSVDACFDGVEALDYLEGAEYDAIVLDVMMPRMDGFSLLAQMRESGNETPVIFLTAKDSVPDRVRGLDAGADDYLVKPFSFDELLARLRVVMRKRGGSATNVFTVADLTVDTASHHVTRGGRTIALSAKEFALLEYMIRNRGVVLSRERIENHLWNYDYSGGSNVVDVYMSYLRRKIDADYSTKLIHTVWGVGWVLREET is encoded by the coding sequence ATGCGCATTCTGGTCGTGGAAGATGAACAGGACCTCAACCGCATTCTCGCCAAAACACTCACTGCCGAGGGCTACAGCGTCGACGCCTGCTTTGACGGCGTGGAGGCGCTGGACTATCTGGAGGGCGCGGAGTACGATGCCATCGTGCTCGATGTGATGATGCCGCGCATGGACGGCTTTTCGCTCCTGGCGCAGATGCGCGAGAGCGGCAACGAGACGCCGGTCATTTTCCTCACGGCGAAAGACAGCGTGCCCGACCGCGTGCGCGGGCTCGACGCCGGGGCGGATGACTATCTTGTCAAGCCGTTTTCGTTCGATGAGCTGCTGGCCCGGCTGCGCGTCGTCATGCGCAAGCGCGGCGGCAGCGCCACGAATGTCTTTACCGTCGCCGACCTCACGGTCGACACCGCCTCGCACCATGTCACGCGCGGCGGCCGCACGATCGCGCTCTCGGCCAAGGAGTTTGCCCTGCTCGAATATATGATCCGCAACCGCGGCGTCGTGCTCTCGCGCGAACGGATCGAAAACCATCTCTGGAACTATGACTACAGCGGCGGCTCGAACGTTGTGGACGTGTACATGAGCTACCTGCGCCGGAAGATCGACGCGGACTATTCCACCAAGCTCATCCACACCGTCTGGGGCGTTGGCTGGGTCCTGCGGGAGGAAACATGA
- the rplQ gene encoding 50S ribosomal protein L17 yields MPGTRKLGKTTDQRKAMLRQQVTDLLDMGRMETTVFRAKEIAPLAEKMITLGKKKDMTAYRQALAFITREDVAKKVFDEVAPKYADRNGGYTRITRIGTRRGDAAEMAVIELV; encoded by the coding sequence ATGCCCGGAACAAGGAAACTCGGTAAGACCACCGATCAGCGCAAGGCGATGCTCCGTCAGCAGGTCACGGATCTGCTCGACATGGGCCGCATGGAGACGACCGTCTTCCGCGCAAAAGAGATCGCGCCGCTCGCCGAGAAAATGATCACCCTTGGCAAGAAGAAGGACATGACCGCCTACCGTCAGGCGCTGGCCTTCATCACCCGCGAGGATGTTGCCAAGAAGGTGTTCGATGAAGTTGCCCCGAAGTATGCCGACCGCAACGGCGGCTACACCCGCATCACCCGCATCGGCACCCGCCGCGGCGATGCGGCCGAGATGGCTGTCATCGAGCTCGTGTAA
- a CDS encoding DNA-directed RNA polymerase subunit alpha, with amino-acid sequence MIEIEKPRIECQESPDDISYGKFVVEPLERGYGTTLGNSLRRVLLSSLPGTAPTSIRIAGVQHEFSTIPGVKEDVTEIVLNVKGIIARLHCDGPKTVYIEAAGECEVTAGDIKADGEVEILNPELHIASLGPDGALSMEITLAHGRGYVPADKNKSAQQVIGTIPVDSIYAPVLKVNYAVENTRVGNQTDFDKLTIEVWTDKTISARDALSLGAKILCDHFTLFTDLSDTIGNSCTVVEKEPERPDTVMKMTIEELDLSVRSFNCLKRANINTVEDLTNKTEEEMIKVRNLGRKSLEEVEHKLAMMGLSLASDDNQ; translated from the coding sequence ATGATTGAAATTGAAAAGCCGCGCATCGAATGCCAGGAATCCCCGGACGATATCTCGTATGGCAAGTTCGTCGTTGAGCCTTTGGAGCGTGGCTACGGCACGACCCTGGGTAACTCTCTGCGCAGAGTGCTGCTCTCTTCACTGCCCGGCACTGCCCCGACGTCCATCCGGATCGCCGGCGTGCAGCACGAGTTTTCGACGATCCCCGGCGTCAAGGAAGACGTCACGGAGATCGTGCTGAATGTGAAGGGGATCATCGCGCGCCTGCACTGCGACGGCCCGAAGACCGTCTATATCGAAGCGGCAGGCGAGTGTGAAGTCACGGCCGGCGACATCAAGGCAGACGGTGAGGTCGAGATCCTCAACCCCGAGCTGCACATTGCCAGCCTCGGCCCGGACGGCGCGCTCTCCATGGAGATCACGCTCGCCCACGGCAGAGGCTACGTCCCGGCGGACAAGAACAAGAGTGCGCAGCAGGTCATCGGCACCATCCCGGTGGACAGCATCTATGCGCCGGTCCTGAAGGTCAACTACGCTGTCGAGAACACCCGTGTGGGCAACCAGACGGACTTCGACAAGCTGACCATCGAGGTCTGGACCGACAAGACCATCTCGGCGCGCGACGCGCTGAGCCTCGGCGCCAAGATCCTGTGCGATCACTTCACGCTCTTCACCGATCTGTCTGACACGATCGGCAACAGCTGCACGGTGGTGGAGAAAGAGCCGGAGCGCCCCGACACCGTCATGAAGATGACGATCGAGGAGCTGGATCTCTCCGTGCGCAGCTTCAACTGCCTGAAGCGCGCGAATATCAACACCGTCGAAGACCTCACGAACAAGACTGAGGAAGAGATGATCAAGGTGCGCAACCTTGGCCGCAAATCCCTGGAAGAGGTCGAGCACAAGCTCGCTATGATGGGCCTGAGCCTGGCGAGCGACGACAACCAGTAA
- the rpsD gene encoding 30S ribosomal protein S4 codes for MARYTEAVCRQCRREGQKLFLKGDRCYTQKCAIDCRGYAPGQHGQGRSKTSEYGSQLREKQKVRRYYGVLEKQFRSYFAMAEKRQGITGENLLAILETRLDNVVYRLGFAMSRAEARQLVTHGHFTVDGRKVNIPSFLVKPGMVITLKDSSKSLDKIKANVEANASRPAPKWLDYDANNMVGKVVAMPARDDIDLPVEEHLIVELYSK; via the coding sequence ATGGCTAGATATACCGAAGCTGTCTGCCGCCAGTGCCGCAGAGAGGGCCAGAAGCTCTTCCTCAAGGGCGACAGATGCTACACCCAGAAGTGCGCGATCGACTGCAGAGGCTATGCCCCCGGCCAGCACGGCCAGGGCCGCAGCAAGACCTCTGAGTACGGTTCCCAGCTGCGCGAGAAGCAGAAAGTCCGCCGCTACTACGGCGTGCTCGAAAAGCAGTTCCGCAGCTACTTCGCCATGGCGGAGAAGCGCCAGGGCATCACGGGCGAGAACCTGCTCGCCATCCTGGAAACCCGTCTGGACAACGTCGTCTACCGTCTCGGCTTTGCTATGAGCCGTGCGGAGGCGCGCCAGCTCGTGACCCACGGCCACTTCACTGTGGATGGCCGCAAAGTCAACATCCCCAGCTTCCTGGTCAAGCCGGGCATGGTTATTACACTCAAGGACTCCAGCAAGAGTCTCGACAAGATCAAGGCCAACGTCGAAGCGAACGCTTCCCGTCCCGCGCCGAAATGGCTGGACTACGACGCCAACAACATGGTCGGCAAGGTCGTGGCCATGCCCGCGCGTGACGACATTGACCTGCCTGTCGAGGAACACCTCATCGTCGAGCTGTATTCCAAGTAA